The genomic region ctgccagctggaaATAAATGTAGAGGAACAATTAGAGCAATGAACGGGAAGATCTcttgatccatgtgaggtacggggctgtTTCTAGCTTGGTTACAAAGACATTgacatgtgctatatgatgtgtgATATAAACCATACCATATAATTACGATGCTGTCCAAGGAGTGGAACTGCCACCATGTTGGTCACCACTGATAGAACTGCTTAGGAAGCTCAGCACTTGCATAAATCATTGAACAGTCTATCTACACATTTCAATCTGCTGATTGGTGGATGATCCCTACTGATAACAGAGGGGTATTCCATCACCCCGTAAAGAGAAGCAAGGAAACTGCTGGAATATTTCTTCATTTCCAAGTACCTCTTTATTTATGAACTTTTTGAACATTTTCTTTAAATAAGAAAGACAAActatataaaaacacataaaaaaagacAACAATGATTCATCATAGAAATGATTTGCCTTCTTATCCATTGAAGTTTACAGACTTCTACCGGGTGTTTACATTCCACCCCGAAATGCATCCGCCACTAAAAATCAACGGTTTTATTTGttcctaattttttttcttaatttttcccTGAGTAGATACCATTTTAATTGCCGTTCACCCCATCCCTCCATCCATGCCTgcaacaccaaaaaagctgcCTTGTGctgaatggggctgggctgcaataccggACACAACCCACGGACAAGaggggcgctgtttttggaaaacAAATAGACCCCTTTTTTTCTAAACTTGTTCAACCTGTTAAATTTTTTTCATTGTAAACTACATGTTATCATTTAaccctgtttaaaaaaaaagggaggggggggtatgTCTATAATAGCAGCTCCCAAGGGCATCAAAAGAATCAATCTTGGAAGAAACAACCACTGAAATATCAATTTAAAGagaagctgtcacctctcctgagaggaatggaacaacatagatctatatgaaaagatgctccggaaactttattacatgggggataatAGTATTTAGTAATACAGGCATGATAGGAGAGGTGATAGGTCATCTTTAAAGGCCAGCTGACTCATATAAGGACCTGCCCACACCATAGTGGGCACAAAGTCACTTCAGATCAGTAGTTTCAAATTCATGCCCATAATTCATGTCAAGAGTTTatttattgaaatgaatgatggACCCAAAAAAGTTGCGTGATGGCGCGTGCCCATTTTCAGTCACGGCCCCTCTTTTATTACCACCTAACCACATGATATAAAATACAATCCGAGGCACGTATAGACAATATAACGGGCTACAAACAGCTTTCCACTGCGTTCTGTGTAGACGTTTTTGACAATATCAATGGGCCCATGCTGTGTTCTTCAACGGCAGGAAGTCTGCTGGCGCTTCCACTTCAGGAAACCTCTGTTTGGATATTTGTGAATGTGattagctgttctgttccgcgaGACACCTTGTATTTTAGGCTTATTAGTCCTCCATAGCTAGTGAATGGCAGAggcataactcaaagctcttAGGCCCCAATAAGAAGGCTGTAACGGGGACCCTCACCACCATATGCCATTTAGAATACTAGTGTCTTGTTCTGTGGCAGAGGAACCTTTGGGCCCTCTCAGGATGAAGATGTGCCTCACACCATAAGGGGTTTAACCAGTCAGGAAAATGGCTATAAGGAGCTTCTTACTCTGGAGGAACAAGCATATCCAAGCACACAGAGTCCACTCATTTCAATGGCTGCATTTCACCTGCAGGGTTGCTGCAAGAAAACaaagccaaaaatgaacagatgtTGGCCTATCACTTGGGGTCTCAGCAGTATGCCCTGTGATTGACTTAATGTTATGGACAGgccaaagtagccatctttttttaagtcactcagAGGAACCAAGCGTTCAGGGAACGCTAACACCACCAATAATCTTGTAACAATCCAGTGGCTCCTGGAGCTGCCACATTACCAAATGATTGCAAATGAGAAAAAAGGCAAATATTGGGGCCACCACAGACCATAACTGAACCCAACTTGAGAGGTTCCCATTACCTGAGAAGGAACAAGAGATTTTTGGATTGAGCAGTCAACCCTGCTTATGGTTACTGTGGAAGAAGACCAAAGATCTGCTCCTATATTAGACTTACTTTCTTCTGTATCCCAGGTGTCAAGTCTTGTATACTGGTTAAGGCAGGACTTACTGTACCTGTAGCACTCTATGTATACAACAGCATTGAATATGGCATTgttatttcatgaaaaaaaaaagtgtaaatataTAGATATGAAGGGTAAGAAGGGACGTCTACTGATAACTACAGGGTCAGCAGTGCTAGAGAGGTCCTGTTTCCAGATACCACACGACTTGTGAAGGCTGGTGATGAGCTGCAAATGTTATTGTGATGGGTTCGAAAAGCACCAAGCTGAAAGTCTGCATTGAATATATGTGTTGTGGTACAATCCACCATTTTGTGCTAATTTACTTTCTGGTTGATACCACATGAAATGCATGAGGGTCTGTTCTTCAAGCATGGCAAGTCCTGCTGAGTGTTGGGAGGCAGATCATTGTTCTCTCTCATATATGGGAtgacggtggtggtggtggactatCACTGGAGTACTGGAACCATTGATATAGAGCTCTGTGTAAAAGAAGAGTCTTTACTGATTTTGGACATCCAGGAAGAACCTCACTGGTGACCTCAGACTTCAGGTTCAAATGTAGAGGAGATAAGGGTGAGGGCAAGTGTTGACCACAGGTCATTCTGATTAAAGTATGTTGTGGGAGAGTCCAGTACCATGTTGTTTCCTTAACCTATGACCTCTAATATTAAGTCTCAGCTGCATTGACAAGACcgtaccaccatgtttgacagtttcTCCACTTTTGGTGTTCGACCAACGTAGTAGATGATAGGGAGGGGATCCAAGACATCTGGCACACAGCATGGGGAGATGGATGCTCCTGGATTGTTCTGGTTATAGAGGGACAGGACCTGTAAAATTTAGAATCAGGGTCAATATAGGGTGTAATGTTGTTATCCTTGCGTCTATGTTATCCTGCAgtcggacatacacacatacctaGTTTATCAATGGCTATGATATCTGTGTACTTACCCTACTGTACTGCTTGTCCATGCTCCAGATAAAGGGACAGTTCCCCAGGCAATAATTAGCTTCATAGCCTTTTGGTTCATGAATCCACTTCCATCCGAGGTCCTTACGGAAGTTAATGTAGAGAGGcttcacacagcagttttttcCCGTATTCCTGTAAATTAAAGACTTAAGGTTAAATCAATGTGTCCTCTGACAACAGTTTTACTCGGCATCGCCTCTGTATGTGGGTAGGACCTATTACACTGTTCATCCTGGGCTTCCTGGTGCATAAAACAAATCATGCAGCTACAAATGACAACTGTTGTGGTATGGTCAAATGCTGTGGAGGCTTCTAGTTACAATGCTGATAATGTTGGATTTTAGATACATGATCTTTGCTATGAAGCTGTGGCAGAAAATTAAAATATGTCTATCCACTGGATATGCCACAAATGATTGGGGCCCCACATctttaactccccccccccccccccccccacttcccagACCCACATTAACCCATGAGAGGCAACCGCCAACCACTGCATCCAGGTGGAGTTTGAACAGATCAAAGCTTACGAGGACACTTCTACATTCAAACTCCATCTTTATGTGGCAGCTGGTGGCGTCACACATAGAAGAACCAGGATCAAGGGCCCCCATTCTCCCAAAGGATGGGGGCCCTAGAAGtgtgacccccacctatcagacacttATGGTATATCCAGTGCATGTGCTAAAATTATCTGTGGTGGTGCCTCTTAAGATATACTGACGTGCGGCAGTATTCCTCGTCCACCCCTCGCTTTCTGCGGCTGCTGTGTCCTTCCTCAATCCGACCCTTGGGGGTGTATGTGATCAGTAGATATGGATTGTATTTCCCATCATTGCTGAGAACTTGCATGTCGCCTcgtgtgtcagaaaaacctgaaATAAAGCAAAATAATGTGCATTTTCACTTTAGGGTGTGGGGTACCTAAGTaatattatctgtctatctatcttatatctgtctatctttctatctaatatctatctgtctatctatctgatatctatctatctagctatctaatatctatcggtttgtctgtctttctatctatctatctcacatatTTCTAtcaaattatctatctatctatctatctatctatctatctatctatctatgtgttATATCCATCCTTTACTTACCCCCTATTTGCACCTGTATCCTATTTTCCTGGCTAGTACAGGAACACGGCTCTTTTAACGTGAAGTTCTCGCTGCTGGCTGTAAACAGAACAAGGACAGACTTCAGACATTGTTAGTTCTCAATCTATAGACGAGAGATGATTTGAGCCCCAGGGTCCTTTTATACGGGAAGATACATTTTCACCAAGAAGAGCTGATcttaaatacaggtgaaactcaaaaaattagaatatcgtgcaaagttaatttatttcagtaatgcaacttaaagggaacctgtcacctggattttgggtatagagctgaggacatgggctgctagatggccactagcacatccccaatacccagttcccatagctctgtgtgcttttattgtgtaaaaaaacccgatttgatacatatgcaaattaacctgagatgagtcctgtccctgagatgagtccagcgtgaaggagcccagcaccgccccgcatcctcagaatctcctccttgctccccgacgtctgAAAcctagagcgctgtaatctcgtgatgcgcgagctagcgcatgtgcagtgttggcatagtgttccttccctgtgctggcatcagcctcaggtaaggaactgcgcatgcgctagcttgcgcatcacgagattacggcgctctagctttcagacgtcggggagcaaggaggagattctgaggatgcagggcggtgctgggctccttcacgctggactcatctcagggacaggactcatctcaggttaatttgcatatggatcaaatcgttttttacacaataaagcacacagagctatggggactgggtattgcggatgtgctagcggccatctagcaactcatgtcctcagctctgtacccaaaatcccggtgacaggttccctttaaaagctgaaactaacatatgagagagacccattacatgcaaagcgagatattccaagcctttatttgttataatttggatgattttggcttacagcttatgaaaaccctaaagtcacaatctcaggtcccctttgctcagggggtatggattaattagctgactagagtgtgacactatgagcctagaatattgaaccttttcacaatatttaaattttttgagtttcacctgtatagtcaATCAGGGCCATTTAGATCATATGATCGATCCTCTCCCTCCATACAAAGACGTGGGCCAAAAAGAGAGCATATGGGGAAAGAAAGCCCTGCCAATCTCCATTGTATAGGACCTCAGATAGGGGGGAAATGTGAGATTAGAAGTCCTCTTATATAGAACATAGGAAACTAGATTAATAAGCACGAACCTTACATAATCCTGGGGTACTACGGTTGTCATTACTGCTAAGAGTCAAAAAGGTAACCTACTGTCACCCGCCCAAATTGCTGTAAAGTAGTCTTTCAAAATGGACAGGCCCATTTTAAAGCCAATGATGAGCTCAAGGTACCCTGAGCATTTTGTCTGTATGGGGCTCAGACAGTGTTAGACTGGCCCACCATAGTATCAGAGGATCCTCCGATGGGTCCATGCTCTGATACCATGATGGGCCCCGAAGGTccaggatataaaaaaaaaaaaaatttgagccaATAACTTGTCActggggtctatttctttgaatcatAATTCATTAGACTTtactgatgatatggggtttggggcccgagaataatttcctctggtgggaccAAGGAACCCCAGTGCCATCCCCAGCTCAGACACATCTGGTGGTGACCCTGTATAACCCTATAACTACAGAATTAAGAAAAAGTATGATACGGTGCCTAACAAAGAAACGCAAGCGTTTGTAGCCAGTGGCCTCTCACCTTGTCGGGTCAGCCACCATTTCACTGTATCAGTGACATCGAATGACATCCACTCTCCCTGCCTTCCAGGAAAGACAAACCTACTGTCCAGGAATCGAGAGGATGTGTTGCTTTCTACCTGTGTAAGGAATAAAATACATAGACATATCCTTTAATGGGTGCAAGAGAGTCAATTATAACGTTTCTTCTCAATCCATACAAATACTGCAGAACGTACCAGTTTTATATATGACAGGGTTAAAATAAACCGTACTTACCGCCGGTGTACAGAGTATGCGGCTACTTTGTGAAGTTGTGGTCATGTTAATCCCTAAATACACATTGTGCATTCAGAGTTCATAGGAACTTGTGTctgctatacagtatactgcACCTCCATCATACACAGACTTGTTTCAGTCCCTCCCATTCAATCAGTAGGAAGCAGTAAAAGATTGCTTTAGAAATTATATGGTATTGTGTTCTTTTTTATTCTCTGGACTGCATCAAAACTTTGTTCTAGGTTTGTCTTGTTTCTATAACCCCATCTGGTGTTGTAAATCTCCTTACCCAAAGTGGGTACACTGCTTGGGGATCCATCAGGGACTGTTAGTATGGGGAGCCACAATGAGCATGCAGCACTCTAGTACAGTCACGGTTCTTGGCTTTTAGCATCATATGAAAAGTGTCAATTACTTAATTCATCCTTCTTCAGGAGAACCTGGGAAGGGGGTGCAGCTAGAGTGAGACAATGACCTTGAATAAGGCAACGAGCCTTGAAGATCGATATATCCCTAAGCCTGTCTAAATTTTAGACATAGCAGACTATTTTGATGCAACAGCAAAGATATcattcatatatactgtatgtcagcgATAAACTTGAGAAAGACTGCCCAGACCAAGAGATGACAGTGACTGCGACATTCATACCATAATTACACAGCTTGCCAAACTATTGGGTTCTAGGTGACATCTCGGACCAAGAGATGACAGTGACTGTGACATCCATACCATAGTTACACAGCTTGTAAAACTATGGGGTTCTAGGTGACATCTCACACCAAGAGATGACAGTGACTGTGACATGCATACCATAGTTACCAAGCGTGCCAAACTATGGGGTTCTAGGTGACATCTCACACCAAGAGATGACAGTGACTGTGACATGCATACCATAGTTACCCAGCGTGCCAAACTATGGGGTTCTAGGTGACATCTCAGACCAAGAGATGACAAATTGACTGTGACATGCATACAATAGTTTTAAATTGTGCCAAACTATGGGGTTCTCAGTGACATCTCAGACCAAGAGACAACAGTGACCGTGACATGCATACCATAGTTATAGTTATACAGCGTGCCAAAGCCAAACTATGGGGTTCTGGGTGACATCTCAGTGTTGAGTTGCCCTTAAAATATATGCAGGCCATGTAGCACATCACTTCCCAACAGCAGTTCTGATCTCAGGCTGGAGAGGTCTTTTCTGGCCAAGCCCTTTTTCTGATTCAAGGCTACACGAATGACGGTTGGGTGAGTCAGGATTCTAATGGTGTGGACAAAGGTATGGAAGAAATGGAATAGTAGGGTATGGAAAGTGTAAAGTGTCCTTAGAAGGAGCACAGGGAGCACTACTATTAACATAATTGTCACTGCCCATACACAGCTATTGGGAGGAGACTATACTGTGATAtactttggaactgtgccttttgctgctatatgtactactactcccatcatcaatGTAGTAAAGAAAGACTTCCTTTATTGCAATCAACAGGCCTGAGTATTGACTCCATTATCCATTTGCCGGTCCTGCATCTGTACTCCTGCCTTGCATCCTGCCAAatacctaacatcaagggcaccctgtctaccatcaggcaggagccccagaaagTCAGGGAGTGTCCCGAGGAAAGAACGGATGCTCCCTCCATTCACTGTGTACAGACCAGGGGGAGCCAGGGTGAAGATTGCCAccgtgaactgtgagtactactgcaTTTGACCATCTAAACACACTGGTATTGATGTTCTATGTAGTCTTCTGTCGCTCTGGACTCTCTTGGTTCATGTATAAATGCCACCCCAGTCACCTCCAGCTTACCCTGTACAGCTCCAGCCTCATCTCTTTTTGGTGATCCTTATTTTGATCTTCTTTCCGAAATATGcgcagttctgcgttgtgtagcTGGTCTGGGCTTTCCACAAGCTCCCTTGCAAGAGATGCATTGAATGGGAAGACATGTTCATTTTCGTAACTTCTTTGAGATTCATCTTCATTCTCATCTAAACAAAGAATCGACAAATCCAGACATTAACTTCTTCATAAACATATAAGCTTCAACATAATAAAccaaaatacaatataatattaGACACACAAGGCTTCCTTGACAAAATGGGCTGCTTCCTCCAGGAGGACCAGGAGCTGGACCTATGGCGATCAGCTGATCATTATGATGACTGCATTCCGAAAGGGGTTGTCTATcatgagacaagccctttaaaaaaaaaaagttaacattttCTACAATTTGAACACAATAAATCCAAGAttttgggagttttttttttgtctttttgaaaCTTCTTTGATCTCTAAATAAAGTGATAGACTTCTTCCTTACAAGATGCACACTACCAACCCAGTGACAGAGCAGCAATGAAAAGGTTAAGAAGAAGGTTTACTGAAGCCAGCTGGTTTCACCAGCTTAGCAAATCTGCATTCTCCTCCATCCGGTACAACCcgatgtggaaaaagaaaaagttgATTCAAGGAGGTTGCTTCTCTTTTTCCATCCTTGATTAGTCAGGATGTTAGTGAACCACCGAGATGATGAAGGTAGTGGACTCCAGGGAAATCCATGCATCAGCCTCTTGTCTCTCATAGATAATGTCTTGAAGGGAAACCCTTGTCCTGCAACTAAAGGCACATCTTGAGTAAAATTACTAAATCGTAAACCAAACAAAACGCCACTTCTCCAAGATCTACTCTGACAATATAAAAGTAAGAAAGAATCCAGAGCAGAAATCTGTCCACACGTAGCTTGGGTTTTTGGACTGGTCCAAAATTTTGGCTAGAATTGGACGTTGTGAAGGAGGGGGCAAGAGTGACCACATTTCCATTATCTTGTGTAATAATATTAGTCAAATAAGCTGCAATCCCATGGTGAAGTTCTTATTATgtacattttggggtaaatactTTACATTTTACTTATCGTTAGCCCAGGGGTGGAAGTTATTTTATACAGGATTTCATTTAGCCTAGCAGTCACTCTACCATTACTTGTAGTGGTCATAGAACATTGTATCTGCTCTACCAGAGACTGCTCCTCCATGCAGCACAGACTTGTTTTAGGTTCCTCTAATGCATCCAACGACAGCTTCAAAAGTCATTATAAGAAATCAGACCATTTCAGGCAGggttggactgggaacttaaagtaacCCTGGAAGAAAAACTAAAAGTGGACTCAAGTTATAGATGGATCCAGATTGACAgaaggggcaacacaagtaggcagacaACAGAAATAGTACCTTAGTGCAGCtcaaaatactgctccagcagaaccaaataccacagtgcagcacaaaataccgcccgaGCAGAACCAGATATCCCCGTGCAACACAAAattccaccccagcagaaccaaataccagcatgcagcacaaaataccatcccagcagaaccaaataccacaatgcaacacaaaatactgtctCCGTCGCAGAATTCAACTAAATTACCTTCCTGAGGACACCGGTACTGAATTGAGGAGGGCATCTGCAGCCGCAAGCCAAGTGCATGAGTGCCTGATGCATCTACATAAATTAattctgagagcatcagatctttatatacctggctggtggccatgaggaggaCTCAGGTGGCCCCATGGGCATCAGCCTACTAGAATTGCCCTGTAGGGTCTTTGGCCAGTCCGCCCATGGTCTTAGGATAAAAATGTGCATGGCAGGGAAGAAAGAAGATTGTAAGGTACTGCAGCAAGCAGAATGAAATTGTACCAGCTATGAACATCATGTTGTTTTTAGGTTGAAAATCGTGGGCTCCTGATCCATTTTCATATTTGACCTGGCAGTGGTGGGTGGCGGATTGGTAATAAATGTATCAAACATTTCAAGAGATTATGGATTACTATGGAGCAATGAAGAATCCATACTCCTCAGTTACGCCTGGTTTTATGCTTCCTCTATTGACGTGAGTCTTCTGTAGAATCTATCTGCTCACAAACTCCGCTAGTTAATGGCatccaccccctccaacagcctGACAAAGAACAGAGCGTGAGGGAGAGGATGGACTAGGTTCTGGGCACTGAAGTCATTTGATCTTGTTCGTGCTTGGAGCTTAGtaatcgtcacatattgtatgtGTTGCAGATACAATTACTTCAGGTACAGAGATCTGCATGCATGCATCCCATGAGAGACATATCCTATGTGACCACATACCTTGACCATACTATTGCTATGCAATGTCTAATCTTACATGACACCTCCCTACTGGAAATACATAAATCCCAGATTCCTGTTTTGCTCATGTATCACATGCAGCACTGGGGTGGACTAAACAGTTATATCTTGTCTGAGCCCCTTGTAGTTCATGGCTCTCATAGGCCCTACTTGTGTCCCTCAGAGAAGATGATGGTGCCCTCACCTGAAGGACACAGCAACAAGACAGAGATGTCCAAAGCTGTGTCACCTtatatcaggggtgcacaacctgcggcccgggggccacatgcggccctcaatatcattctgtgcggccctCAACCATCTGGTGatagacatgtatgtctatgtcttgtggctgctcgcatgcatttttcatgtattctcccattagatgggagtcctggaggtgtaaccagacatttatggtgtatactgtatgtacaatatgcaataaatacagtatttcagttggtaatacccctttaacttttattttcggcccatgggattccttcagtctgccaatgtggcccccaaccagaaaaggttgtgcacccctgccttatATCATTCAGGCAATCAATTAGACTATGACAGACCATGGACAcaatgtaatgcttcattttccctgtggtggcgctgcagggaaattaaaGACTTGCTGCCAGGTTCCCTCATTGATTGCAGCTGATCTTCAGGGGTTTCATTGGTAGGACATCATGCTTATCATCATTCTAGCGGGGGAAAAATGGCATCCCTTTTGGTTTCTTTGCATTCTTATATTCTTTTCGTATTTTGGGGGCCACTTCTTGAATTTAAGACTCAAAGCTTACtatggtgtaaaataataaacTGTATTATTCTCAATTTACCAGTCCCCTGCCTCTCCTGTGCAGCTGCTTCCTGGGTTCCTCCCCAGTCTCTGGATCCTTGGTCCCTACCACAgctctactgcagctctctccctgtaaggccccatgcacaagaccatatgtattttgcagtccgcaaaaaacggatccacaaaaaatacggatgacgtccgtgtgcattctgtattttgtggaaaggaaCAGCTTGgtcataatagaacagtactatccttgcccgtaatgtggacaataataggacattaaaggtttagagagggctcacctactaATCAAGAACGGTATGGGTGCTCCCACAaagaggattcacccaatcctctaaaAGTGATTAAGAAAAAATGTATAgggtagtagggcacaccaacaCTTGGTTCCACAAGGAGAATTGGTATAACAATATATTTATTCGTTGTGacatataatatttatttaaacATGCTAAAATacatggctaaggctactttcacactagcgttcgatcggatccgttctgaacggatccgatcataataatgcagacggaggctccgttcagtacggatccgtctgcattatttttagcatataacagctaagtgtgaaaatagcctcgtacggatccgtccagactttcaatgtaaagtcaatgggggacggatccgcatgaagattgagccatattgtggcatcttcatacggatccgtccccattgacttacattgtaagtctggacggatccgcacggatccgcacgcctccgcacggccaggcggacacccgaacgctgcaagcagcgttcagctgtccgcctgtccgtgcggaggcgagcggagcggaggctgaacgccgccagactgatgcagtctgagcggatccgctccattcagactgcattagggctggacggctgcgttcgggtccgctcgtgagccccttcaaacggaactcacgagcggaccgacgaacgctagtgtgaaagtagcctaaaatactgCTTTAAAATTCATAAAACATCTATAGTACAATAGTATAATTTAGTGAAATTCAGTGCTTTTCTGTACTTAAACAGAGTTTTTAAGTGAAAGTATGCAGTCTCTCCAAAGGGTTAATTAACCCAATTGATATCCCGATGGGTAGTATTTAACTGTTGGAGATCGATTTAATAATAAGACATAGTTTTTTTAAAAGATCTTTTGTATCCTTTATAACTTAGACTAAGTTATAAAGGATACAAAAGATCTTTTAAAAAAACTATATCTTACTATTAAATCGATCTCCAACAGTTAAATACTAGCAGTATTTTAGTTATGTATTTTTGCATgtttaaataaatattatatgtCACAACGAATAAATATATTGTTATACCAATTCTCCTTGTGGAACCAAGTGTCGGCGTGCCCTACTAccctaataataggacatgttctactttttttgcggaacagaaatacggacatacggaaatggaatgcacgcggagtaactttttttttgcggacccattgaaaaaaaaaacgaacggacatggaaagaaagcatgttcatgtgcatgagacctaactaTCACAGCatctaacagtagatacagctggtggcaaCTATACGATGGAActaagcatgtgcgaccaccacaGTAGATGGACGCGCACATTAGTATACAGCTATATCTCACAATGGGGACaattttgtaacagaaagtaaattaacAAAGTACGGTAACTAGTTTTTCATGCTTAATAAGTAGCATGGTAgtacaactcctttaagttaCTGTGCCCAGTGAGGTGATGCTTCGAGTTCCCGATGCCAATGTGTTCCTGGTgcagagatattttttttttttcatttcgattg from Bufo gargarizans isolate SCDJY-AF-19 chromosome 9, ASM1485885v1, whole genome shotgun sequence harbors:
- the LOC122946419 gene encoding transforming growth factor beta-1 proprotein-like isoform X2; this translates as MSVPEEILSAYNSTMEAIKEKTEKERPVVEGYYSEQVKKIEMIKLNENEDESQRSYENEHVFPFNASLARELVESPDQLHNAELRIFRKEDQNKDHQKEMRLELYRVESNTSSRFLDSRFVFPGRQGEWMSFDVTDTVKWWLTRQASSENFTLKEPCSCTSQENRIQVQIGGFSDTRGDMQVLSNDGKYNPYLLITYTPKGRIEEGHSSRRKRGVDEEYCRTNTGKNCCVKPLYINFRKDLGWKWIHEPKGYEANYCLGNCPFIWSMDKQYSRVLSLYNQNNPGASISPCCVPDVLDPLPIIYYVGRTPKVEKLSNMVVRSCQCS
- the LOC122946419 gene encoding transforming growth factor beta-1 proprotein-like isoform X1, producing MKVHLMLLLLDLLHVAMSMSTCKAVDMEEVRKRRIEAIRGQILSKLMLTEPPDVESEEMSVPEEILSAYNSTMEAIKEKTEKERPVVEGYYSEQVKKIEMIKLNENEDESQRSYENEHVFPFNASLARELVESPDQLHNAELRIFRKEDQNKDHQKEMRLELYRVESNTSSRFLDSRFVFPGRQGEWMSFDVTDTVKWWLTRQASSENFTLKEPCSCTSQENRIQVQIGGFSDTRGDMQVLSNDGKYNPYLLITYTPKGRIEEGHSSRRKRGVDEEYCRTNTGKNCCVKPLYINFRKDLGWKWIHEPKGYEANYCLGNCPFIWSMDKQYSRVLSLYNQNNPGASISPCCVPDVLDPLPIIYYVGRTPKVEKLSNMVVRSCQCS